One Neisseria sicca genomic region harbors:
- a CDS encoding GAD-like domain-containing protein: protein MNLFKQTEGSEYFFEKFGMPFASTPVSTETLAKYRGKLPDRLLEYWQEFGFCGFKDGIFWLTNPEDYEDILAEWLPEDELKKKKHYVIARSGFGELFVWNSNLGTQYELDPIRGWIFKRDTDFSDWIQDGRDGEVIDGFFGFQVYEELDTQDNDGNPLFQRCVELWGPLAENEMFTFAPYPFISDSQTLDAILKADLFINFDIVRQMKEPEILTTRDLLRKGWGI, encoded by the coding sequence ATGAATCTATTCAAACAAACTGAAGGATCAGAATATTTTTTTGAAAAATTTGGAATGCCATTTGCTTCCACGCCGGTTTCAACTGAAACCTTGGCCAAATATCGCGGTAAATTGCCTGACCGTTTGCTGGAATATTGGCAGGAATTTGGTTTCTGCGGATTTAAGGACGGAATATTTTGGCTGACCAATCCGGAAGACTACGAGGACATTTTGGCAGAATGGTTGCCGGAAGATGAATTGAAAAAGAAAAAACATTATGTGATTGCCCGTTCAGGATTTGGGGAGCTGTTTGTGTGGAACAGCAATTTAGGAACCCAATATGAGCTTGATCCAATTAGAGGGTGGATATTTAAAAGGGATACTGATTTCAGCGATTGGATTCAGGACGGAAGAGACGGAGAAGTGATTGATGGTTTCTTCGGTTTCCAGGTATATGAAGAGTTGGATACACAAGACAATGATGGCAATCCGCTCTTTCAACGCTGTGTCGAATTATGGGGTCCGCTGGCAGAAAATGAGATGTTTACCTTTGCCCCATATCCTTTTATCAGCGACAGTCAGACGCTGGATGCAATTCTTAAGGCAGATTTATTCATTAATTTTGACATTGTAAGGCAAATGAAAGAACCGGAGATTTTAACAACAAGGGATTTATTGAGAAAAGGCTGGGGCATTTGA
- a CDS encoding ABC transporter permease: protein MKTLFRLFPATVLLALLPLGFLAVMVVAPLVAMAAYDGSAWSLVLADDYMQHRLVWTVVQAAVTCVLVLLLGISVGWSLARLSFRGREMILRLLMLPFVMPTLVVGVGVLALFGANGVLWAGWQDTPYLLLYGNVFFNLPVLVRAAYQGFLQVPQARLQSAQTLGAGAWQRFCFVEWPVLRPWLAGGACLVFLYCFSGFGLALLLGGSRYTTVEVEIYQLVMYELDMAQASVLVWMVLGVTALAGLLYAYLSRQTASDKAVRALLPHRPQSFGERVLLGFSLMVLLLCCLLPLAAVIFLAASAGGSWGVLLEQETLAAGWNTLRFSGMAVLTAVVLGVMYAAVARRVAWVRGLVFLPFMVSPVCIAAGILLLYPQWTASLPLLVATYALLAYPFVAKDVLAAWDDLPEDYVSAARGMGANAFQTTLYVTAPLLKPALRRGLTLAAATCIGEFAATLFLSRPEWQTLTTLIYSYLGRAGEDNYARAMVLTTVLMLLSLMVFLLLDEREKT from the coding sequence ATGAAAACTCTGTTTCGTTTGTTTCCTGCCACTGTTTTGCTTGCGCTGCTGCCTTTGGGTTTCTTGGCGGTGATGGTGGTTGCGCCATTGGTGGCGATGGCGGCTTATGACGGGTCGGCTTGGTCGTTGGTATTGGCTGATGATTATATGCAGCATCGTTTGGTTTGGACGGTGGTTCAGGCGGCGGTCACTTGTGTGCTGGTTTTGCTGCTCGGTATTTCGGTGGGGTGGTCGTTGGCGAGGTTGTCGTTTCGCGGGCGTGAGATGATTTTGCGGCTTTTGATGCTGCCGTTTGTGATGCCGACTTTGGTGGTCGGGGTCGGGGTGTTGGCTTTGTTCGGGGCAAACGGTGTGTTGTGGGCGGGCTGGCAGGATACGCCGTATTTGTTGCTTTACGGCAATGTGTTTTTCAACTTGCCTGTGTTGGTACGCGCGGCGTATCAGGGTTTTTTGCAGGTGCCGCAGGCGAGGTTGCAGTCGGCGCAGACGCTGGGTGCGGGGGCTTGGCAGCGGTTTTGTTTTGTGGAATGGCCGGTGTTGCGCCCTTGGCTGGCGGGTGGGGCTTGTTTGGTATTTTTGTATTGTTTTTCGGGTTTCGGACTGGCGTTGTTGCTGGGTGGCAGCCGTTATACGACAGTTGAGGTGGAGATTTATCAGTTGGTGATGTATGAGCTGGATATGGCTCAGGCGTCGGTTTTGGTGTGGATGGTGTTGGGCGTGACAGCATTGGCGGGGCTGCTGTATGCGTATTTGAGCCGGCAAACGGCTTCTGATAAGGCGGTTCGTGCTTTGCTGCCGCATCGCCCGCAATCTTTCGGCGAACGTGTTTTGCTGGGTTTTTCTTTAATGGTCTTGCTGTTGTGTTGCCTGTTGCCTTTGGCGGCGGTGATTTTTCTGGCGGCATCGGCAGGCGGGTCTTGGGGTGTGTTGTTGGAACAGGAAACCTTGGCGGCGGGATGGAATACGCTGCGGTTTTCGGGAATGGCGGTTTTGACGGCGGTTGTACTGGGGGTGATGTATGCGGCAGTTGCGCGACGGGTGGCGTGGGTACGCGGTTTGGTGTTTTTGCCGTTTATGGTTTCGCCTGTCTGTATTGCCGCCGGTATATTGCTGCTTTATCCGCAATGGACGGCATCGCTGCCTTTGTTGGTTGCCACTTATGCGCTGCTGGCGTATCCGTTTGTGGCAAAAGATGTGCTGGCGGCTTGGGACGATTTGCCTGAAGATTATGTGTCGGCTGCGCGCGGCATGGGGGCAAATGCTTTTCAGACGACCTTGTATGTGACCGCTCCATTATTGAAACCTGCTTTGCGACGCGGTCTGACTTTGGCGGCGGCAACCTGTATCGGCGAATTTGCCGCCACGCTGTTTTTGTCGCGCCCCGAATGGCAGACGCTGACCACTTTGATTTATTCGTATCTGGGTAGGGCAGGGGAGGACAATTATGCGCGGGCAATGGTGTTGACGACGGTTTTAATGCTGCTGTCGCTGATGGTGTTTTTGCTGCTGGACGAACGTGAAAAGACTTGA
- a CDS encoding sigma-54-dependent transcriptional regulator has product MSKLQDPVLVVDDEADIRDLMEMTLMKMGLRVQTAVGVEDAKDKLDNNDYSLVLTDMRMPDGSGLEVVQYIDELMLDTPVAVITAFGNADQAVEALNAGAFDYLQKPITLSQLRSLVKSAVSVSNSTDEIAQPPTEKPSAPVAAAFNKPKTPPKPPKRDLSGSVSVPESLRSMKERFATGEIAMRANEDVPELGGEEDMPRLLGSSPQMVEVRHLIRRLARSGVPVYISGESGTGKEQAARTIHELSDRADKPFIAVNCGAIPENLMESEFFGYKKGSFTGADQDRLGFFQHADGGTLFLDEVADLPLAMQVKLLRAIQEKAVRRIGDARETFVDVRIICATHKNLEALVDSGAFRQDLYYRLNVVTLHMPPLREMREDLGALILYLLYKHRHGTQTYKLSPKAQEALLHYSYPGNFRELENILERAVALTVGQVIQLDDLQIQNTTAPKNDHPNLGLDDIADSETRKGETLDHQPLPPFDPRTMQIQDYLDQIERGIIEQALQQTRYNRTQAAKLLGISFRSMRYRMERLDIN; this is encoded by the coding sequence ATGAGTAAGCTGCAAGACCCAGTATTGGTCGTCGACGACGAGGCCGACATCCGTGACTTGATGGAAATGACGCTGATGAAGATGGGGTTGCGCGTGCAGACCGCCGTCGGCGTAGAAGATGCCAAAGACAAGCTCGACAACAACGACTATTCCCTCGTCTTGACCGATATGCGGATGCCCGACGGCTCCGGCCTCGAAGTCGTCCAATACATAGACGAACTCATGCTCGACACCCCTGTCGCCGTCATTACCGCCTTCGGTAATGCCGATCAGGCGGTCGAAGCCCTTAATGCGGGCGCGTTCGACTACCTGCAAAAGCCGATTACCCTTTCCCAACTTCGCTCGTTGGTTAAATCCGCCGTCTCTGTTTCCAACAGCACCGATGAAATTGCCCAGCCGCCGACTGAAAAACCGTCCGCGCCCGTCGCAGCCGCATTCAACAAGCCTAAAACCCCGCCCAAACCGCCCAAACGCGACTTGAGCGGTTCTGTCTCCGTGCCCGAAAGCCTGCGTTCCATGAAAGAACGCTTTGCCACCGGCGAAATCGCCATGCGTGCGAACGAAGACGTGCCCGAATTGGGCGGCGAAGAAGATATGCCGCGGCTGCTCGGCAGTTCGCCCCAAATGGTCGAAGTCCGCCACCTGATCCGCCGCCTCGCCCGCAGCGGCGTGCCCGTTTATATTTCCGGCGAATCGGGTACCGGTAAAGAACAGGCTGCGCGTACCATCCACGAATTGTCCGATCGCGCCGACAAGCCCTTTATCGCCGTCAACTGCGGCGCAATTCCTGAAAACCTGATGGAAAGCGAATTCTTCGGCTACAAGAAAGGCAGCTTTACCGGCGCCGACCAAGACCGTCTCGGCTTCTTCCAGCATGCCGACGGCGGCACGCTGTTCCTCGACGAAGTTGCCGACTTGCCGCTAGCCATGCAAGTCAAACTCCTGCGCGCCATCCAAGAAAAAGCTGTGCGCCGCATCGGTGATGCCCGCGAAACTTTCGTCGATGTCCGCATCATCTGCGCCACCCACAAAAACCTCGAAGCCCTTGTTGACAGCGGTGCATTCCGTCAAGACTTATATTACCGCCTCAACGTCGTTACCCTGCATATGCCGCCCCTGCGCGAAATGCGTGAAGACTTGGGGGCGCTGATTCTGTACCTGCTCTATAAACACCGCCACGGTACGCAAACCTACAAACTCAGTCCCAAAGCGCAAGAAGCCCTGCTGCATTACAGCTATCCCGGCAACTTCCGCGAACTCGAAAACATCCTCGAACGCGCCGTCGCCCTGACTGTCGGACAAGTTATCCAGTTGGATGATTTACAAATCCAAAACACGACGGCCCCCAAAAACGACCATCCAAACCTCGGTCTTGACGACATCGCCGATTCCGAAACACGAAAAGGTGAAACGTTGGATCACCAACCGCTTCCTCCGTTTGACCCGCGCACCATGCAGATTCAAGATTACCTTGACCAAATCGAGCGCGGCATTATCGAACAAGCGTTGCAGCAAACCCGTTACAACCGCACTCAGGCAGCCAAGCTTTTGGGCATCAGCTTCCGCTCCATGCGCTACCGTATGGAACGTTTGGACATCAATTAA
- a CDS encoding polymorphic toxin type 15 domain-containing protein, with amino-acid sequence MIAGGKDVTERLGRSDVNRSIGGNWNQKAPDSKEAGDYRTRLKQLDDYANEMKKKYGGNANMNAEFNRCPT; translated from the coding sequence ATGATTGCCGGAGGTAAAGATGTCACTGAACGTTTAGGCCGTAGTGATGTCAATCGATCCATTGGCGGAAACTGGAATCAAAAAGCTCCGGATAGCAAGGAGGCCGGAGACTACAGAACCCGCTTGAAGCAGCTTGATGATTACGCCAATGAAATGAAGAAAAAGTATGGTGGAAATGCCAATATGAATGCAGAATTTAACCGTTGTCCGACATAG
- the ftsE gene encoding cell division ATP-binding protein FtsE, which yields MIRFEQVSKTYPGGFEALKNVSFQIKKGEMIFIAGHSGSGKSTILKLISGITKPSKGKVWFNNQDLGELSDNQIGFMRQHIGIVFQDHKILYDRNVLQNVILPLRIIGYQPRKAEERARIAIEKVGLKGRELDDPVTLSGGEQQRLCIARAVVHQPSLLIADEPSANLDRAYALDIMELFKTFHEAGTTVIVAAHDETLMADYGHRILRLSKGRLA from the coding sequence ATGATCCGTTTCGAACAAGTTTCCAAAACCTATCCCGGCGGTTTTGAAGCCCTGAAAAACGTCAGCTTCCAAATCAAAAAAGGCGAAATGATATTTATCGCCGGCCATTCCGGCTCCGGCAAGTCCACTATCCTCAAGCTGATTTCCGGTATTACCAAACCCAGCAAAGGCAAAGTGTGGTTCAACAACCAAGACTTGGGCGAATTGAGCGACAACCAAATCGGCTTCATGCGCCAACATATCGGCATCGTGTTCCAAGACCACAAAATCCTCTATGACCGCAACGTCCTGCAAAACGTCATCCTGCCGCTGCGGATTATCGGTTATCAGCCGCGCAAAGCCGAAGAACGCGCCCGCATCGCCATTGAAAAAGTCGGCTTGAAAGGCCGCGAATTGGACGATCCCGTGACCCTCTCAGGCGGCGAACAGCAACGCTTGTGTATCGCCCGCGCCGTCGTCCACCAACCCAGCCTCCTGATTGCCGACGAACCCTCCGCCAACCTCGACCGCGCCTACGCGCTCGACATCATGGAATTGTTCAAAACCTTCCACGAAGCAGGAACCACCGTCATCGTCGCCGCCCATGACGAAACCCTCATGGCAGACTACGGCCACCGCATCCTGCGCCTCTCGAAAGGACGACTCGCATGA
- the parC gene encoding DNA topoisomerase IV subunit A, with protein MNEHVSVPSPVGEDYLLLGQYAERAYLEYAMSVVKGRALPEVSDGQKPVQRRILFAMRDMGLTAGAKPVKSARVVGEILGKYHPHGDSSAYEAMVRMAQDFTLRYPLIDGIGNFGSRDGDGAAAMRYTEARLTPIAELLLSEINQGTVDFVPNYDGAFDEPLHLPARLPMVLLNGASGIAVGMATEIPSHNLNEVTQAAIALLKKPTLETADLMQYIPAPDFAGGGQIITPADELRRIYETGKGSVRVRARYEIEKLARGQWRVIVTELPPNANSAKILAEIEEQTNPKPKAGKKQLNQDQLNTKKLMLDLIDRVRDESDGEHPVRLVFEPKSSRIDTDTFINTLMAQTSLEGNVSMNLVMMGLDNRPAQKNLKTILQEWLDFRVVTVTRRLKFRLNQVEKRLHILEGRLKVFLHIDEVIKVIRESDDPKTDLMAAFGLTEIQAEDILEIRLRQLARLEGFKLEKELNELREEQGRLNILLGDENEKRKLIIKEMQADMKQFGDARRTLVEEAGRAVLTQTTADEPITLILSEKGWIRSRAGHNLDLSQTAFKEGDRLKQTLEGRTVLPVVILDSLGRTYTLDAAEIPGGRGDGVPVSSLIELQNGAKPVAMLTGQPEQHYLLSGSGGYGFITKLGDMVGRVKAGKVVMTVDSGETVLPPIAVYASSLINPDCKIVLASSDHRLLAFSIGELKVMPKGRGLQLMSLTEGASLEHVLVTTAAEFIVETVGKRGAAHQEKLRICDIEGKRGKKGKVLDISGRLKTLSAASE; from the coding sequence ATGAACGAACACGTTTCCGTCCCATCCCCCGTCGGCGAAGACTACCTTCTTTTGGGTCAGTACGCCGAACGCGCCTATCTCGAATACGCTATGAGCGTGGTCAAAGGCCGCGCGCTGCCTGAAGTTTCAGACGGCCAGAAGCCCGTGCAGCGGCGCATTTTGTTTGCCATGCGCGATATGGGGTTGACGGCGGGGGCGAAGCCGGTGAAATCGGCGCGCGTGGTCGGCGAGATTTTGGGTAAATACCACCCGCACGGCGACAGTTCCGCCTATGAAGCGATGGTGCGGATGGCGCAGGATTTTACTTTGCGCTACCCCTTAATCGACGGCATCGGCAACTTCGGTTCGCGCGACGGCGACGGGGCGGCGGCGATGCGTTACACCGAAGCGCGGCTCACGCCGATTGCGGAATTGCTGTTGTCCGAAATCAATCAGGGAACGGTGGATTTCGTGCCGAACTACGACGGCGCGTTTGACGAACCGCTGCACCTACCCGCCCGCCTGCCTATGGTATTGCTCAACGGTGCGTCAGGCATCGCGGTGGGCATGGCGACTGAAATTCCGTCGCACAATTTGAACGAAGTCACGCAGGCGGCGATTGCGCTGTTGAAGAAGCCGACGCTGGAAACTGCCGACCTGATGCAATACATCCCCGCGCCTGATTTTGCCGGCGGCGGTCAAATCATCACGCCGGCGGACGAATTGCGCCGGATTTACGAAACCGGCAAGGGCAGCGTGCGCGTGCGTGCGCGTTACGAAATCGAGAAGCTGGCGCGCGGACAATGGCGCGTGATTGTGACCGAGCTGCCGCCGAACGCCAATTCCGCCAAAATCCTTGCCGAAATCGAAGAACAAACCAACCCGAAACCGAAAGCGGGCAAAAAGCAGCTCAACCAAGACCAGCTCAACACCAAAAAGCTGATGTTGGATTTAATCGACCGCGTGCGCGACGAGTCCGACGGCGAACATCCCGTGCGCCTGGTGTTCGAGCCGAAATCCAGCCGCATCGATACGGATACCTTCATCAACACCCTGATGGCGCAGACTTCGCTGGAAGGCAATGTGTCCATGAACTTGGTGATGATGGGACTGGACAACCGCCCCGCGCAGAAAAACCTGAAAACGATTTTGCAGGAATGGCTGGATTTCCGCGTCGTGACCGTAACACGTCGTCTGAAATTCCGTTTGAACCAAGTGGAAAAACGGCTGCACATCCTTGAAGGTCGTTTGAAAGTCTTTCTGCACATTGACGAAGTGATTAAAGTCATCCGCGAATCAGACGACCCGAAAACCGATTTGATGGCGGCGTTCGGGCTGACCGAAATCCAGGCCGAAGATATTTTGGAAATCCGCCTGCGCCAGTTGGCGCGTTTGGAAGGTTTCAAACTCGAAAAAGAATTGAACGAATTGCGCGAAGAACAAGGTCGTCTGAATATCCTTTTGGGCGATGAAAACGAAAAACGCAAGCTGATTATCAAAGAGATGCAGGCGGACATGAAGCAGTTCGGCGACGCGCGCCGCACGCTGGTGGAAGAAGCCGGACGCGCCGTGCTGACGCAAACCACCGCCGACGAACCCATCACGCTGATTCTGTCGGAAAAAGGGTGGATACGCAGCCGGGCCGGACACAACCTTGATTTGAGCCAAACCGCATTCAAAGAAGGCGACCGCCTCAAGCAAACCCTTGAAGGCCGCACTGTTTTACCCGTTGTCATCCTCGATTCATTGGGCAGAACCTACACGCTCGATGCCGCCGAAATCCCAGGCGGACGCGGCGACGGCGTGCCGGTTTCATCGTTAATCGAGCTGCAAAACGGCGCGAAACCCGTCGCCATGCTCACCGGACAGCCCGAACAGCACTACCTGCTCTCAGGCAGCGGCGGCTACGGCTTTATCACCAAGCTGGGCGATATGGTCGGACGCGTGAAAGCGGGCAAAGTGGTGATGACTGTGGACAGCGGCGAAACCGTCCTGCCGCCGATTGCGGTTTATGCCTCCTCGCTCATCAACCCCGACTGCAAAATCGTACTGGCCAGCAGTGACCACCGCCTCTTGGCGTTTTCCATCGGCGAACTCAAAGTCATGCCCAAAGGGCGCGGTTTGCAGTTGATGTCGCTGACCGAAGGCGCATCGCTGGAACACGTTCTCGTAACCACGGCTGCGGAATTCATCGTTGAAACCGTCGGCAAGCGCGGTGCGGCGCATCAGGAAAAATTGCGCATTTGCGATATCGAGGGCAAACGCGGCAAAAAAGGGAAGGTTTTGGACATCTCAGGTCGTCTGAAAACCTTATCCGCAGCTTCCGAATAA
- the ftsX gene encoding permease-like cell division protein FtsX: MSIIHYVSLHVESARTALKQLLRQPVGTLLTLLMLAVAMTLPLFMYLAIQSGQSVLGKLNESPQITLYMETDASKADSDTVRNLLERDARLNKIRFISKQEGLEELQSNLDQNLVSMLDGNPLPDAFIVTPDPATPPAQMQAIYQDMVKLPMVESATMDTEWVQTLYQINEFIRKILWFLSLTLGMAFVLVAHNTIRLQILSRKEEIEITKLLGAPASFIRRPFLYQAMWQSIFSAAVSLGLCGWLLSAVRPLVDAIFKPYGLNIGWRFFHFSEVSLVFGFVIALGVFGAWLATTQHLLGFRAKK; encoded by the coding sequence ATGAGCATCATTCACTACGTCTCGCTGCACGTCGAATCTGCGCGCACTGCGCTCAAACAGCTCCTGCGCCAGCCCGTCGGCACGCTGCTCACCCTGCTGATGCTCGCCGTCGCCATGACCCTGCCGCTTTTCATGTATTTGGCCATCCAAAGCGGGCAAAGCGTTTTAGGCAAGCTCAACGAGTCGCCGCAAATCACGCTCTATATGGAAACCGACGCCTCCAAAGCTGACAGCGATACCGTCCGCAATCTGTTGGAACGTGATGCCCGCCTCAACAAAATCCGTTTCATCAGCAAGCAGGAAGGCTTGGAAGAGCTGCAATCCAACCTCGATCAAAACCTCGTTTCCATGCTCGACGGCAACCCCTTGCCCGACGCATTTATCGTAACGCCCGATCCCGCTACACCGCCCGCACAAATGCAGGCGATTTATCAGGATATGGTCAAGCTGCCCATGGTCGAATCCGCCACCATGGACACCGAATGGGTGCAAACGCTGTATCAAATCAACGAGTTCATCCGCAAAATTTTATGGTTTCTTTCACTGACGCTGGGCATGGCGTTCGTCCTTGTCGCGCACAACACCATCCGTCTGCAAATCCTCAGCCGCAAAGAAGAAATCGAAATCACCAAGCTGCTCGGCGCGCCCGCATCGTTCATCCGCCGCCCCTTCCTCTATCAAGCCATGTGGCAGAGTATCTTCTCCGCCGCCGTCAGCTTGGGGCTGTGCGGTTGGCTGCTCTCCGCCGTGCGCCCGTTGGTCGATGCCATCTTCAAACCCTACGGACTCAATATCGGCTGGCGTTTCTTCCATTTCAGTGAAGTTTCGCTGGTGTTTGGCTTCGTCATCGCCCTAGGCGTCTTCGGCGCATGGCTTGCCACCACGCAACATCTGCTGGGCTTTAGAGCCAAGAAATAA
- a CDS encoding sensor histidine kinase yields MSKSGFQELGNLSERIPGLINIARIAIVLPLLVMHAFGVYSNGTHIGMSFPPVEFYSWAALYSFLILLSVARPDWQWQTLDLPNASAVVDISMMMILVYIAGGVDSGFGILVLPFVATSCLLSYGHYPMLYAGYASMLFFFNLLLDGSIRLHPFDWDTQPLITTVLLCGACYLVAMLTSFAARYLEQATESASRHQLAYRRISGLNRLVLNRVQEAVIVIDSTQRVWLFNKQAKTYFPGLVVDQQEVVFGELVTRWQYHPDKPFETDIHIFQHAMHVRAVPLIQEQTELLMLYVRSLREVAAEAMSTKLTSLGQLTANLAHEIRNPMSAIRHASDLLQESDDDAEPDPVKAKLCGIIDSNIQRIDKMLEDISLLNKRDNISREPINLMKFWLDFKQEFTLNNSEAIGCLRMNMDGNNLTVLADVMHIQQIMWNLCNNAWRHSRQDENAITVLIRPSGRMHISIVVADNGKGISPEVRNHLFEPFYTTEKQGTGLGLYVARELAHANMGQLHYHPEMNGFELILPREHNE; encoded by the coding sequence ATGAGTAAGTCCGGCTTTCAGGAACTGGGAAACCTGAGCGAGCGGATACCCGGTTTAATCAATATTGCCCGCATTGCCATCGTGCTGCCGCTGTTGGTCATGCATGCTTTCGGCGTTTACAGTAATGGCACCCATATCGGCATGTCATTCCCCCCCGTCGAATTTTACAGCTGGGCAGCGCTGTATTCTTTCCTCATCTTGTTATCCGTCGCCCGTCCGGACTGGCAATGGCAGACTTTGGATTTGCCCAATGCCAGCGCAGTCGTCGATATTTCGATGATGATGATACTGGTGTATATCGCTGGCGGAGTCGATTCGGGCTTCGGCATCCTTGTCCTTCCTTTCGTCGCGACGTCCTGCCTCCTCAGCTACGGGCATTATCCCATGCTGTACGCGGGCTACGCGTCTATGCTGTTCTTCTTCAATCTGCTGCTCGACGGCAGCATCCGCCTGCATCCGTTTGATTGGGATACACAACCCCTGATTACTACGGTCCTGCTCTGCGGCGCGTGTTACCTTGTCGCCATGCTGACTTCGTTCGCTGCCCGCTATCTGGAGCAGGCGACCGAATCTGCCAGCCGCCATCAGCTTGCCTACCGCCGCATCAGCGGGTTGAACCGCCTCGTTCTCAACCGCGTGCAGGAAGCCGTTATCGTCATCGACAGTACCCAGCGCGTCTGGCTTTTCAACAAACAGGCAAAAACCTATTTCCCCGGTTTGGTGGTTGACCAGCAGGAAGTCGTGTTCGGCGAATTGGTTACACGCTGGCAATATCATCCCGACAAACCGTTTGAAACCGATATCCACATCTTCCAACACGCCATGCACGTCCGCGCCGTCCCGCTGATTCAGGAACAGACGGAACTGCTCATGCTGTATGTCCGTTCGCTGCGCGAAGTCGCGGCAGAGGCTATGTCTACCAAGCTCACTTCGCTCGGACAGCTTACCGCGAACCTCGCCCACGAAATCCGCAATCCGATGTCCGCCATCCGTCACGCCAGCGATTTGCTGCAAGAAAGTGATGACGATGCTGAACCCGATCCCGTTAAGGCCAAGCTTTGCGGCATCATCGACAGCAACATCCAGCGCATCGACAAAATGTTGGAAGACATCTCCCTGCTCAACAAACGCGACAACATCAGCCGCGAGCCGATTAACCTGATGAAATTCTGGCTCGACTTCAAACAAGAGTTCACACTCAACAATTCCGAAGCCATCGGCTGCCTGCGCATGAACATGGACGGCAACAACCTTACCGTCCTCGCTGATGTGATGCACATCCAACAAATCATGTGGAACCTCTGCAATAACGCATGGAGGCACAGCCGTCAGGACGAGAATGCGATTACCGTCCTGATCCGTCCCAGCGGCAGAATGCACATTTCCATCGTCGTTGCCGATAACGGCAAAGGCATTTCGCCCGAAGTCCGCAACCATCTCTTTGAGCCGTTCTACACCACTGAAAAACAGGGTACGGGATTGGGATTGTACGTTGCCCGCGAACTGGCACACGCCAATATGGGTCAACTCCATTACCACCCCGAAATGAACGGATTCGAACTGATTTTACCGAGAGAACACAATGAGTAA